In the genome of Erinaceus europaeus chromosome 8, mEriEur2.1, whole genome shotgun sequence, one region contains:
- the LOC103118268 gene encoding mitochondrial pyruvate carrier-like protein, whose protein sequence is MHFTAVTKRTGARPWGEAESEWAVPYSLEIVALMAALLKRASDYMKTKEFRDYITSTHFWGPMANWGLPLAAFRDMKASPDIISGRMTTALIFYSMAFMRFAYRVQPRNLLLMACHGANVVAQSIQAGRFLTYHYGDSAVNKVKSTSDTPDTTD, encoded by the coding sequence ATGCATTTCACAGCAGTCACTAAGAGGACAGGTGCCAGGCCTTGGGGTGAAGCTGAATCAGAGTGGGCTGTCCCCTATTCCTTGGAGATTGTGGCACTGATGGCGGCTTTGTTGAAGAGAGCGAGCGACTACATGAAGACCAAGGAGTTCCGTGACTACATAACCAGTACGCACTTCTGGGGCCCTATGGCCAACTGGGGTCTTCCGTTGGCTGCCTTTAGGGACATGAAGGCTTCTCCAGACATTATCAGTGGCCGAATGACGACAGCGCTTATCTTCTATTCCATGGCTTTCATGCGCTTCGCCTACCGTGTACAGCCTCGAAACTTGCTGTTGATGGCCTGCCATGGCGCCAATGTAGTGGCTCAAAGTATACAGGCAGGCCGTTTCTTAACCTACCACTATGGCGACAGTGCTGTGAACAAAGTGAAAAGTACATCTGACACCCCAGACACCACTGATTAA